In Tachysurus vachellii isolate PV-2020 chromosome 1, HZAU_Pvac_v1, whole genome shotgun sequence, a genomic segment contains:
- the LOC132842657 gene encoding adenosine receptor A3-like, whose product MGSVTANFSLPWGTGVLIDVSNHTSAGSTPGVTSSSEHLCTMCCCRLLNHTLTVAFMVGLAFAIVVGNVVTLTVFMQTRQSRSPQGYLKVSLAIADMMVGIVVVPFSVYTEISIMVGNTPPMWYQTGSTVSALELSSSWQPCMVIGPMFAGCTFVSISTIFMMTVERSVAIIWPLQKDTLVTRRRTLLLILASWTGSFLIAMAPLILSDSFTLEYNECSRMCNYVPHLVGLQLPADTQIMLLFPAFDFTLLGITLIVNILSFTSICRYTRKRKLLSEGLEGGASTCSLRPSFSDIKAAKTIGILTFAFAASFSPIAVFVLGNVVGYTWCSFSFFAFWILTGNSCCNVIIYSVRDHRFRKGVSLLFHRDRSPPHSEKS is encoded by the exons ATGGGCTCAGTGACAGCAAACTTCAGCTTACCCTGGGGCACTGGTGTGCTAATCGATGTTTCTAATCACACATCTGCTGGATCAACTCCTGGAGTGACTTCTTCTTCAGAGCATCTCTGCACCATGTGTTGCTGCCGATTACTGAACCATACGCTGACAGTGGCGTTCATGGTTGGCCTGGCCTTCGCCATTGTTGTCGGCAATGTGGTGACGCTCACAGTGTTTATGCAGACACGCCAATCCCGCTCACCACAGGGTTATCTCAAAG TGTCTCTGGCCATTGCTGACATGATGGTTGGGATAGTGGTTGTGCCATTCTCTGTTTATACTGAAATCTCCATCATGGTGGGCAACACTCCTCCTATGTGGTACCAGACTGGATCTACGGTCTCAGCACTAGAACTTTCCAGCTCGTGGCAGCCCTGTATGGTGATCGGCCCAATGTTTGCTGGCTGCACTTTTGTCTCTATCAGCACTATATTCATGATGACAGTGGAGCGCAGTGTGGCAATCATATGGCCATTACAGAAAGATACACTTGTGACACGGAGGCGGACTTTGCTCCTGATTCTTGCTTCATGGACCGGCAGCTTTCTGATTGCAATGGCACCTCTAATCTTGAGTGACAGCTTTACTCTGGAGTACAATGAGTGCAGCCGGATGTGTAACTATGTCCCACACCTGGTGGGTCTTCAGTTGCCGGCTGACACCCAAATTATGCTGCTATTTCCAGCATTCGACTTCACACTCCTGGGCATCACTTTGATAGTTAACATCCTGTCCTTCACTAGCATCTGCCGCTACACCCGCAAGCGCAAACTCCTCTCAGAGGGGCTTGAGGGAGGTGCTAGCACTTGCTCCCTTAGACCCTCCTtttcggacatcaaggcagccAAAACTATTGGTATCCTTACCTTTGCTTTTGCAGCCTCGTTCTCTCCCATTGCCGTATTTGTATTGGGCAATGTGGTCGGTTACACTTGGTGCAGCTTTTCCTTTTTTGCCTTCTGGATCCTGACAGGAAACAGCTGCTGTAATGTTATTATCTACAGCGTCAGGGATCATCGCTTTAGGAAAGGAGTATCGCTTCTTTTTCATAGGGACCGCTCGCCACCACACTCTGAGAAGAGCTAA
- the dhodh gene encoding dihydroorotate dehydrogenase (quinone), mitochondrial isoform X2: MAGQLKERLKDAVKILGCGSTLFLGYLTATGDERFYSTALMPVLQRLVGAETAHVMAVRFLSLGLVPRNGYKDPASLEVNVLGRRFRNPLGIAAGFDKHGEAVDGLYRLGFGFVEVGTVTPKPQEGNPKPRVFRLEADQAVINRYGFNSCGIVAVQERLKAREGVQSELTKGKPLGINLGKNKLSADAVADYLEGVRMLGPLADYLVVNVSSPNTPGLRDLQGKKELHHLLEQVLKARDTLQAANRPPIMVKIAPDLSQQDKQDIAEVITELGVDGLIVSNTTVSRPETLQDNNRNETGGLSGQPLKELSTRTVREMYTLTRGKVPIVGVGGVASGQDALDKIRAGASLVQLYTALVYQGPPIVTKIKRELHELLTEQGFSSVSEAVGADHRTSDGVASSHTEGSTVS; the protein is encoded by the exons ATGGCGGGACAGCTGAAG GAGCGTCTGAAGGACGCTGTAAAGATCCTGGGATGTGGCAGCACCTTATTCCTGGGATACCTCACTGCGACCGGGGATGAGCGATTCTATTCTACTGCCCTCATGCCGGTGCTGCAAAGACTCGTTGGAGCAGAAACAGCTCATGTTATGGCTGTGCGCTTCCTCAGCTTGGGCTTGGTGCCTAGAAATGGCTACAAGGATCCGGCATCACTG GAGGTAAATGTGCTGGGACGAAGGTTCAGGAATCCTCTTGGAATCGCAGCAGGCTTCGATAAGCACGGCGAGGCCGTGGATGGTCTGTATCGCCTCGGCTTCGGTTTTGTCGAGGTAGGCACGGTCACCCCAAAACCTCAGGAGGGAAATCCAAAACCCCGTGTGTTCAGACTCGAGGCTGACCAGGCGGTTATTAACAG atacGGTTTTAACAGCTGCGGCATTGTAGCTGTTCAGGAAAGGTTAAAAGCCAGGGAAGGAGTTCAGTCTGAGCTTACAAAAG GCAAACCGCTAGGCATCAACCTGGGGAAGAACAAGCTGTCCGCTGATGCCGTGGCTGATTACTTAGAGGGAGTGAGGATGCTCGGCCCCCTCGCTGACTACCTGGTCGTGAACGTGAGCAGCCCAAACACTCCAGGCCTCAGAGACCTGCAGGGGAAGAAAGAACTGCACCATCTACTGGAGCAG GTACTGAAAGCGAGAGACACTCTGCAAGCGGCGAATCGGCCACCAATAATGGTTAAGATTGCTCCAGATCTCTCCCAGCAGGACAAGCAGGACATTGCAGAGGTCATCACAGAg ctCGGTGTGGATGGATTAATAGTCTCCAACACTACGGTGTCCAGGCCAGAGACCCTGCAGGACAACAACAGGAACGAGACGGGGGGTCTGAGTGGGCAGCCGCTTAAAGAGCTGTCCACTCGCACAGTACGGGAGATGTACACCTTAACCAGAg GGAAGGTGCCCATTGTCGGTGTAGGCGGCGTGGCTAGCGGACAGGACGCCCTGGATAAGATCCGTGCCGGAGCGTCTCTGGTTCAGCTCTACACAGCGCTGGTGTACCAGGGTCCTCCGATCGTTACCAAGATCAAAAGGGAACTGCACGAGCTCTTAAC GGAACAAGGATTCAGCAGCGTATCAGAAGCAGTAGGTGCTGATCACAGGACGTCTGATGGTGTGGCGTCGTCCCACACAGAAGGATCTACGGTGAGTTAG
- the dhodh gene encoding dihydroorotate dehydrogenase (quinone), mitochondrial isoform X1 — protein MAGQLKERLKDAVKILGCGSTLFLGYLTATGDERFYSTALMPVLQRLVGAETAHVMAVRFLSLGLVPRNGYKDPASLEVNVLGRRFRNPLGIAAGFDKHGEAVDGLYRLGFGFVEVGTVTPKPQEGNPKPRVFRLEADQAVINRYGFNSCGIVAVQERLKAREGVQSELTKAGKPLGINLGKNKLSADAVADYLEGVRMLGPLADYLVVNVSSPNTPGLRDLQGKKELHHLLEQVLKARDTLQAANRPPIMVKIAPDLSQQDKQDIAEVITELGVDGLIVSNTTVSRPETLQDNNRNETGGLSGQPLKELSTRTVREMYTLTRGKVPIVGVGGVASGQDALDKIRAGASLVQLYTALVYQGPPIVTKIKRELHELLTEQGFSSVSEAVGADHRTSDGVASSHTEGSTVS, from the exons ATGGCGGGACAGCTGAAG GAGCGTCTGAAGGACGCTGTAAAGATCCTGGGATGTGGCAGCACCTTATTCCTGGGATACCTCACTGCGACCGGGGATGAGCGATTCTATTCTACTGCCCTCATGCCGGTGCTGCAAAGACTCGTTGGAGCAGAAACAGCTCATGTTATGGCTGTGCGCTTCCTCAGCTTGGGCTTGGTGCCTAGAAATGGCTACAAGGATCCGGCATCACTG GAGGTAAATGTGCTGGGACGAAGGTTCAGGAATCCTCTTGGAATCGCAGCAGGCTTCGATAAGCACGGCGAGGCCGTGGATGGTCTGTATCGCCTCGGCTTCGGTTTTGTCGAGGTAGGCACGGTCACCCCAAAACCTCAGGAGGGAAATCCAAAACCCCGTGTGTTCAGACTCGAGGCTGACCAGGCGGTTATTAACAG atacGGTTTTAACAGCTGCGGCATTGTAGCTGTTCAGGAAAGGTTAAAAGCCAGGGAAGGAGTTCAGTCTGAGCTTACAAAAG CAGGCAAACCGCTAGGCATCAACCTGGGGAAGAACAAGCTGTCCGCTGATGCCGTGGCTGATTACTTAGAGGGAGTGAGGATGCTCGGCCCCCTCGCTGACTACCTGGTCGTGAACGTGAGCAGCCCAAACACTCCAGGCCTCAGAGACCTGCAGGGGAAGAAAGAACTGCACCATCTACTGGAGCAG GTACTGAAAGCGAGAGACACTCTGCAAGCGGCGAATCGGCCACCAATAATGGTTAAGATTGCTCCAGATCTCTCCCAGCAGGACAAGCAGGACATTGCAGAGGTCATCACAGAg ctCGGTGTGGATGGATTAATAGTCTCCAACACTACGGTGTCCAGGCCAGAGACCCTGCAGGACAACAACAGGAACGAGACGGGGGGTCTGAGTGGGCAGCCGCTTAAAGAGCTGTCCACTCGCACAGTACGGGAGATGTACACCTTAACCAGAg GGAAGGTGCCCATTGTCGGTGTAGGCGGCGTGGCTAGCGGACAGGACGCCCTGGATAAGATCCGTGCCGGAGCGTCTCTGGTTCAGCTCTACACAGCGCTGGTGTACCAGGGTCCTCCGATCGTTACCAAGATCAAAAGGGAACTGCACGAGCTCTTAAC GGAACAAGGATTCAGCAGCGTATCAGAAGCAGTAGGTGCTGATCACAGGACGTCTGATGGTGTGGCGTCGTCCCACACAGAAGGATCTACGGTGAGTTAG